A region from the Leptospira venezuelensis genome encodes:
- a CDS encoding ribonuclease R family protein: MTQKKKIVKQIQTKKKTKTKENTEKNKGSKNSVPKESKDNDLRQKIREAKEKVSKKKKDHKSPRSKDLEIFPVEKKVQRDQKVQKFDTPHPPSPPKKEKEFKATNFKKESKRESHIPSSKPKFYDRKFGSHDWERENEPGRKLLKFFRSKAGKVLSMQEIYSKFIAHAGQKKGFRREKWEAQEQKRSAEEVLIFFEKEGLIEIQKKNIIVHPNQTLKGTISLSKKGDGFVKLTTGTEVFVPGQYTSSAIQGDLVEILPTGIGRKGKLEGEVASVLRRGRELYRMKVTEKDYKFIVGTFLDMEGDLKEGFLPRKSLLQDLQDEINIGDVLIVTLKQDSDHEKNLYEAHFVRFESDTKEDTDLMRMLMKYNYTILYPEEVKLEELPDEVDESSVNNWNSRVDLRELKSITIDGEYSKDFDDAISFIDEGKKIRFYVHIADVSHYVQPGSDLDIEAYARATSVYLGSRVVPMLPPELSENLCSLVAKKNRLAFTVEMEADWSGTIFHAKFYKSIIKVEERYTYNRAEEEIKSGDPNNWIFQMMKFADILRKRRLNSGRVDLNLKETKVVTDSEHNVIEIKPVDRLQAHILIEEFMLSANIKVAEYIRKKERPTLYRVHEPMDVEKLEMLNSFLSLNGVNAQLQDTKYESIRNVLQVIEGTPSERLFNISLLRSFMQAYYSGEYLGHWGLGFKDYCHFTSPIRRYPDLVCHRVLESILLAEEEPYSEEDIKVMGLHTSHEERKATDSERDYYKLKACRFLEKTGIKEFNATLVGFKAAVAFVELNNPPVEAIIPAIEFTDEGELQAETDFTFYSKKYTKQYSLGETFPVELDRIDFEEIKIYVKMKKFQKKG; encoded by the coding sequence ATGACACAAAAAAAGAAAATAGTTAAACAAATACAAACAAAGAAAAAAACAAAAACCAAAGAGAATACTGAAAAGAACAAAGGATCTAAAAATTCCGTTCCAAAAGAATCTAAAGATAACGATTTAAGACAAAAAATCAGAGAAGCGAAGGAGAAGGTTTCTAAAAAGAAAAAAGATCATAAGTCTCCTCGTTCCAAAGACCTGGAAATTTTTCCTGTCGAAAAGAAAGTTCAGAGAGACCAAAAAGTCCAGAAATTTGATACGCCTCACCCACCTTCTCCGCCTAAAAAAGAAAAAGAATTCAAGGCTACCAACTTTAAGAAAGAATCTAAACGGGAATCTCATATTCCTTCTTCAAAGCCTAAGTTTTACGATAGAAAATTCGGAAGTCATGATTGGGAAAGAGAGAATGAGCCTGGTAGAAAACTTCTAAAATTTTTCCGTTCTAAAGCAGGAAAGGTTCTTTCTATGCAAGAGATTTATTCAAAGTTCATTGCTCATGCAGGTCAGAAAAAAGGATTTAGAAGAGAGAAATGGGAAGCCCAAGAACAAAAACGTTCAGCAGAAGAAGTTCTGATCTTCTTCGAAAAAGAAGGGCTGATAGAGATCCAAAAAAAGAATATTATAGTTCATCCTAATCAGACCTTGAAAGGAACCATCTCTTTAAGTAAAAAGGGAGATGGATTCGTAAAACTTACCACAGGAACTGAAGTATTTGTTCCGGGTCAGTATACTTCTTCTGCAATCCAAGGTGATCTTGTGGAAATTCTTCCTACAGGTATTGGCCGCAAAGGAAAGTTAGAAGGAGAAGTTGCCTCCGTTCTTAGAAGAGGTCGTGAACTTTATAGAATGAAGGTCACTGAGAAAGATTATAAGTTTATAGTCGGAACCTTCTTAGATATGGAAGGAGATCTGAAAGAAGGTTTCCTTCCCCGCAAATCATTGCTCCAAGATCTACAAGACGAGATCAATATCGGAGACGTTCTGATCGTAACTTTAAAGCAAGACTCTGATCACGAAAAAAATCTATACGAAGCTCACTTTGTACGTTTTGAGTCAGACACCAAAGAAGACACGGATCTGATGAGAATGTTGATGAAGTATAATTATACTATTCTTTATCCGGAAGAAGTAAAATTAGAAGAACTTCCTGACGAAGTGGATGAATCCTCTGTGAATAATTGGAATTCCAGAGTAGATTTAAGAGAGCTTAAGTCCATCACAATAGACGGAGAATACTCCAAGGACTTTGATGATGCGATCTCCTTTATAGATGAAGGAAAGAAGATTAGATTCTACGTTCATATCGCAGATGTTTCTCATTATGTACAACCAGGTTCCGATCTGGACATAGAAGCGTATGCAAGAGCTACTTCCGTATATTTAGGGAGTAGAGTTGTCCCGATGCTTCCTCCTGAGCTTTCTGAAAATCTTTGTAGTCTTGTAGCTAAGAAAAATCGATTGGCTTTCACGGTGGAGATGGAAGCAGATTGGAGCGGAACAATCTTCCATGCTAAGTTTTATAAATCTATAATCAAAGTAGAAGAAAGATACACTTATAATCGTGCTGAAGAAGAGATCAAATCTGGAGATCCGAACAATTGGATTTTCCAAATGATGAAATTTGCAGACATTCTTCGCAAAAGAAGACTTAATTCTGGAAGAGTGGATCTGAATCTAAAGGAGACCAAGGTAGTCACGGACTCCGAACATAATGTAATAGAAATTAAACCTGTAGACAGACTTCAGGCGCACATCCTGATCGAAGAATTTATGCTCTCTGCAAACATCAAAGTTGCAGAATACATTCGTAAAAAAGAAAGACCTACTTTATATCGTGTCCATGAACCGATGGATGTAGAAAAGTTAGAGATGCTGAATTCATTCCTAAGTTTGAATGGAGTTAATGCTCAATTACAAGACACAAAATACGAATCCATTCGGAATGTTTTGCAAGTGATTGAAGGAACTCCTTCGGAACGTTTGTTTAATATTTCTCTTTTAAGAAGTTTTATGCAGGCTTATTATTCGGGCGAATATCTAGGACATTGGGGATTGGGTTTTAAAGATTATTGCCATTTCACTTCTCCCATTCGCCGTTATCCTGACTTGGTTTGTCACAGGGTTTTAGAAAGTATTCTTCTCGCTGAAGAAGAACCTTATTCGGAAGAAGATATCAAAGTGATGGGTCTTCATACTTCTCACGAAGAAAGAAAGGCAACTGATTCTGAAAGAGATTATTATAAACTCAAAGCCTGTAGGTTTTTAGAGAAAACAGGTATCAAAGAATTTAATGCTACTCTTGTTGGATTCAAGGCAGCGGTCGCATTTGTGGAATTGAATAACCCTCCAGTCGAGGCAATCATCCCTGCGATAGAATTCACAGACGAAGGCGAGTTGCAGGCAGAGACAGACTTTACATTCTATTCTAAAAAATATACCAAACAATATTCATTAGGAGAAACATTTCCTGTTGAACTGGATAGAATTGATTTTGAAGAAATCAAAATTTACGTGAAGATGAAAAAATTCCAAAAGAAAGGATAG
- the tsaB gene encoding tRNA (adenosine(37)-N6)-threonylcarbamoyltransferase complex dimerization subunit type 1 TsaB, with translation MTKILFFDATNSWILVGCYLKTEDGKLEKLSEYKELHNRESSLLLIKEISNCLKVSNWEKPDIIVTATGPGSFTGIRISVATARNFSQIWNIPVLGIDSIELYTCQYYVESESSVCVGIEAKQGKVYFGLRDSRGYWGTIDIAPDLIPETIPEDRIGSYLTGIKFSDSPDFFAGTNMKENLPSPEASILEKSSEIKMALAKPEDHSYLRLVPNYLRGTYADDKPKVHYT, from the coding sequence ATGACAAAAATATTATTCTTCGATGCCACGAATTCTTGGATTTTAGTGGGATGTTACCTTAAAACAGAAGATGGCAAACTAGAAAAACTTTCAGAATACAAAGAGTTGCATAATAGAGAATCTTCTCTCTTACTCATTAAAGAAATTTCTAATTGTTTAAAAGTTTCTAATTGGGAAAAACCTGATATCATAGTAACTGCTACTGGCCCTGGATCTTTTACTGGAATTAGGATCTCGGTGGCGACTGCCCGGAATTTTTCACAAATCTGGAATATTCCTGTTTTAGGAATTGATAGTATAGAGTTATACACCTGCCAATATTATGTAGAATCCGAATCTTCCGTTTGTGTAGGAATAGAAGCGAAACAAGGAAAAGTTTATTTCGGTCTAAGAGACTCCAGAGGTTATTGGGGTACTATAGACATTGCTCCGGATTTGATTCCGGAAACCATCCCGGAAGATAGGATAGGCTCTTATCTTACTGGAATTAAGTTCAGCGACTCTCCCGACTTTTTTGCGGGAACAAATATGAAAGAAAATCTTCCTTCGCCGGAAGCGAGCATATTGGAGAAATCCAGTGAGATCAAAATGGCATTAGCCAAGCCTGAAGATCATTCGTATTTGCGATTGGTTCCTAATTATTTGCGAGGAACTTATGCTGATGATAAGCCTAAGGTACATTATACATGA
- the tsaE gene encoding tRNA (adenosine(37)-N6)-threonylcarbamoyltransferase complex ATPase subunit type 1 TsaE, whose amino-acid sequence MLGRFENLTLDSIDIPVSKLAGILAAIWKEGKFPLLLLSGKMGSGKTTFVSKLVKALLDRLKPGLDKSKLFVNSPTYTLMNEYPFPEIQNNSGDPLEIFHFDLYRLGSPEDISDLGFEEYWNGKGISLIEWWEKGEPEFKNRKFRIKIDLEEADEDTRNLQVEFLGEEWRRSDLSIESFLKSEKIL is encoded by the coding sequence ATGTTAGGACGGTTCGAAAATCTTACCTTAGATTCTATCGATATCCCTGTCTCAAAACTTGCCGGGATTCTTGCAGCTATCTGGAAGGAAGGAAAATTTCCCCTACTTCTTCTTTCTGGAAAAATGGGTTCAGGCAAAACCACTTTCGTTTCTAAACTTGTAAAAGCTCTTTTGGATCGATTGAAACCTGGATTGGATAAGTCCAAACTATTTGTAAATTCTCCGACATATACTTTGATGAATGAGTATCCGTTTCCAGAGATACAAAACAATTCAGGCGATCCATTAGAGATCTTTCATTTTGATCTATATCGGCTCGGCTCGCCGGAAGACATCTCGGATTTGGGTTTTGAAGAGTATTGGAACGGTAAAGGAATTTCTCTGATTGAATGGTGGGAAAAAGGGGAGCCTGAATTTAAAAACAGAAAATTCCGGATCAAAATCGATTTGGAAGAAGCTGACGAGGACACCAGGAATCTGCAGGTTGAGTTTTTAGGAGAAGAATGGAGAAGATCCGATCTTTCAATCGAATCTTTCCTAAAGTCGGAGAAAATTTTATGA
- a CDS encoding Hsp33 family molecular chaperone HslO, translating to MENHDIYHYGILPDVHFRFSSAEISYAVTAASNLHGFDDAGTELLARTMLAAFFLADLVKEDTKVSVQIRFYDDTEIHSVLAYSTRGGRLKATLRYRPEEDIESGQISEENLGILKVFRWKDGECIYQSIVPFRNQSFETNIENYLRDSEQVPSFLVAYIKLEGLHWRIKGLFLQALPEARPEHIDAVRELAGKLEEEKSKVYEGTVSQALEILQSSWNTKFEILATGRPEYRCDCSEEKIKELIQNLGKEEAMDIAEEQGQIEVTCEFCNSIYRFPKAEVLELF from the coding sequence ATGGAAAATCACGATATATACCATTATGGGATTCTTCCCGACGTTCACTTTCGTTTTTCCTCAGCCGAAATTTCCTACGCAGTAACCGCCGCGTCTAACTTACACGGTTTTGATGATGCAGGCACGGAGCTTCTGGCAAGGACTATGCTTGCCGCGTTCTTCTTAGCAGATCTAGTGAAAGAAGATACAAAGGTGAGCGTTCAAATCCGGTTTTATGATGATACTGAGATACATTCAGTCTTAGCGTATAGCACTCGTGGCGGAAGGTTAAAGGCAACTCTGAGATATCGCCCTGAAGAAGATATAGAATCAGGACAGATCTCAGAGGAAAATTTAGGAATTTTAAAAGTATTCCGTTGGAAAGATGGAGAATGTATTTATCAATCCATTGTTCCATTTAGAAACCAAAGTTTCGAAACAAATATTGAAAACTACCTGAGAGACTCGGAGCAGGTTCCTTCCTTTTTAGTAGCTTATATTAAATTAGAAGGTTTGCATTGGAGGATCAAAGGTTTATTCTTACAAGCATTGCCGGAAGCACGGCCAGAACATATAGATGCAGTTAGGGAACTAGCCGGAAAACTTGAAGAGGAAAAATCCAAAGTTTACGAAGGCACTGTTTCTCAAGCATTAGAAATTTTGCAATCTTCTTGGAATACAAAGTTTGAGATCTTAGCAACCGGAAGACCTGAATATAGATGTGATTGCTCCGAAGAGAAGATTAAAGAGCTGATCCAAAATTTAGGAAAAGAAGAAGCGATGGATATTGCAGAAGAGCAAGGACAGATTGAAGTCACCTGTGAATTCTGTAATTCTATTTATAGATTTCCAAAAGCAGAGGTCTTAGAGTTATTTTAA
- a CDS encoding beta-galactosidase — protein sequence MIFGADYYPEQWTPKDWEEDIRIMKDMGLTRVRLAEFSWALVEPKEGKFDFSFWKKMLDLFHKHKMDVILGTPTATFPPWLAKKYPDVLQVRDGVLRNIGTRRQACFSSPNYRKAVVRLVTKMAQTLGNHPAVIGWQIDNEIGHEGSDIDHSETSLKAFRLWLKSKYKTIQKLNDTWGNIFWGVIFNDWNEIPLPGPHVSAGFNPSMIQDFYRFHSDTIVDFVKLQSDIVRKFSPNRKLTTNLYPSPFLPVIDMSELFTHLDYVSWDNYPTWGDQEEPFPHPFISAMHQYNRGLKDLPFTVMEQISGFQGHDTLGYLPAPGQIQLWMKQAIVQGAEQIVFFRYRTARFGQEQLCYGILDHDKSLTDRYLELQKGISEILPEAKDFASEHFPADVAVLHDIENARNFKHQPISSGLKHSPVPFAQVGYDIEMATWFAGLNILNVNTHFLPISKTDFSKYKVLVLPLYAIVDDPIVKKLEQFVRDGGVLVLGYRAGLKDKNSWMLESQVPGPFSEMAGVKVRKFEAVGNRNVKFRFRVLPGTCSKVCEILEPTTAKVWARYSDDKKFYKGKPVITCNRFGKGSVVYVGASLSPISFMLLYRRTLKMAGIPFTFYGPTIEHSFRKGKSKDYEIFINHSDKKALAGFKLLKPYEVRILPKTKK from the coding sequence ATGATTTTCGGAGCTGATTATTATCCTGAACAATGGACTCCAAAAGATTGGGAAGAAGATATTCGGATCATGAAGGACATGGGATTAACCAGAGTCCGTCTCGCAGAGTTTTCATGGGCATTAGTCGAACCTAAAGAAGGCAAATTCGATTTTTCTTTTTGGAAGAAGATGTTGGATCTCTTTCATAAACATAAAATGGATGTGATCCTAGGAACTCCAACGGCAACATTCCCTCCTTGGCTAGCGAAAAAATATCCTGATGTTCTCCAGGTAAGAGATGGAGTTCTAAGAAATATAGGCACAAGAAGACAGGCATGTTTTTCTTCTCCAAATTATAGAAAAGCAGTGGTTCGGTTAGTGACTAAGATGGCCCAAACATTAGGCAATCATCCAGCTGTTATTGGCTGGCAAATAGATAATGAGATCGGACATGAAGGATCAGACATCGATCATTCGGAAACTTCCCTTAAAGCTTTTCGTCTTTGGTTGAAATCAAAATATAAAACGATCCAAAAACTAAATGATACTTGGGGAAATATTTTTTGGGGAGTGATCTTCAATGATTGGAATGAGATCCCACTTCCAGGCCCTCATGTGAGTGCAGGTTTTAACCCTTCTATGATCCAAGACTTTTATAGATTCCACTCAGATACGATTGTGGATTTTGTAAAATTGCAGTCTGATATTGTCAGAAAGTTTTCTCCTAATAGAAAACTCACTACAAACTTATATCCAAGTCCTTTTCTTCCTGTAATTGATATGAGCGAATTATTCACTCATTTAGATTATGTGTCTTGGGATAATTATCCTACCTGGGGAGATCAAGAAGAGCCATTCCCTCATCCATTTATCTCAGCAATGCACCAGTACAATCGAGGTTTGAAAGATCTTCCATTTACTGTGATGGAACAAATTTCGGGATTCCAAGGACATGATACTTTAGGTTATCTTCCCGCTCCAGGCCAGATTCAACTTTGGATGAAACAAGCAATCGTCCAAGGTGCGGAACAAATTGTATTTTTCAGATATAGAACTGCAAGGTTCGGACAGGAGCAACTTTGTTATGGGATTTTAGACCATGACAAATCCCTTACAGACAGATACTTAGAATTGCAAAAAGGGATCTCTGAAATCCTACCTGAGGCTAAAGACTTTGCGTCAGAACATTTTCCGGCAGACGTAGCAGTTCTTCATGATATAGAGAATGCTAGAAATTTCAAACACCAACCAATCTCTTCTGGCTTGAAGCATAGTCCTGTTCCTTTTGCTCAAGTTGGATATGATATTGAAATGGCAACTTGGTTTGCAGGTCTTAATATTCTAAATGTAAATACTCACTTCTTACCAATCTCCAAAACTGATTTTTCCAAGTACAAAGTTTTGGTCCTTCCCCTCTATGCGATAGTGGATGATCCTATTGTTAAAAAATTGGAGCAATTCGTTAGAGATGGAGGTGTTTTAGTTTTAGGATATAGAGCAGGTTTAAAAGATAAAAATTCTTGGATGTTAGAATCTCAAGTGCCTGGTCCATTCTCCGAAATGGCTGGAGTTAAGGTAAGAAAGTTTGAAGCAGTCGGAAATCGAAACGTTAAGTTCCGATTCAGGGTTTTACCAGGAACCTGTTCCAAAGTCTGTGAGATACTGGAACCCACTACTGCCAAAGTTTGGGCAAGATATTCTGATGATAAGAAATTTTATAAAGGAAAACCTGTCATTACTTGTAATCGATTTGGAAAAGGATCTGTCGTATACGTTGGAGCAAGTCTGAGTCCGATCTCGTTTATGCTATTATACAGAAGAACCTTAAAAATGGCAGGTATCCCTTTTACTTTTTATGGCCCAACAATAGAGCATAGTTTTAGAAAGGGAAAGTCCAAAGACTACGAAATTTTTATCAATCATTCCGATAAGAAGGCCCTTGCCGGTTTCAAGCTACTCAAACCATACGAGGTGAGGATTCTGCCTAAAACAAAAAAATGA
- a CDS encoding LIC_10030 family protein has protein sequence MKLNEVKELNKLLKNHSNGRNKEYSVYVDNLHTSFIEFEEKFILPSTSVFEIEFSSAEDFLKSMLLFAPEFVADSLVLPEPRPKRDIDRLFLIKPFYTDGEMFRENSPEVWREKLPPFAIVTSFHLMHLGGAPKEDIYIPASQGKTMSVYTTRAYFSTRVIPLDSLTVLEDAVIDFTAKKYQESDFMVQISTDTFEGVRHTYSEIFDEVDYSKQVSFIHESLGITSADWTLGKIFAPLAVEYLTLTARFLDPSLDKIAKDFNSFHQVVDLLLRPGSMTLEESARNSFFAWLRSHKSERIISPSGNMAWKILRV, from the coding sequence ATGAAGCTGAATGAAGTTAAAGAATTAAATAAGCTCCTAAAGAATCATTCGAATGGAAGAAACAAGGAATATTCCGTTTATGTGGATAACCTTCATACTTCCTTCATTGAGTTCGAAGAAAAGTTTATTTTACCTTCTACTTCTGTTTTCGAAATAGAGTTTAGTTCTGCAGAAGATTTTTTGAAATCTATGCTTCTATTTGCGCCTGAGTTTGTTGCAGATTCACTTGTGCTTCCTGAACCAAGACCGAAAAGGGATATTGATCGTTTATTTCTGATCAAGCCATTCTATACGGATGGAGAAATGTTCAGAGAGAATTCTCCAGAAGTATGGAGAGAGAAACTTCCCCCTTTTGCAATCGTTACCAGTTTTCATTTGATGCACCTTGGCGGAGCGCCCAAGGAAGATATCTATATCCCTGCTTCTCAAGGAAAAACTATGTCTGTTTACACCACGAGAGCATATTTTTCTACTCGAGTAATTCCTTTAGACTCTCTCACGGTCTTAGAAGATGCGGTTATAGACTTTACTGCTAAGAAGTACCAAGAGTCTGACTTCATGGTACAGATCTCCACGGATACGTTCGAAGGAGTTAGGCATACATATTCTGAAATTTTTGATGAAGTGGATTATTCTAAGCAGGTAAGCTTTATACATGAGTCTCTGGGGATTACTTCTGCAGATTGGACTCTTGGAAAAATTTTCGCTCCATTAGCGGTAGAATACCTGACCCTAACGGCCCGATTTCTGGATCCTTCCCTAGATAAGATTGCAAAGGATTTTAATTCGTTTCACCAAGTAGTTGATCTTTTGTTAAGACCAGGCAGCATGACCTTAGAAGAATCTGCCCGAAATTCATTCTTCGCTTGGCTCCGATCTCATAAATCAGAGAGGATCATTTCCCCATCGGGAAATATGGCTTGGAAAATTTTACGGGTATAA
- a CDS encoding inositol monophosphatase family protein, with product MESLAPPIDFPLEEVKKRVKSVQSVSGLILESARKLQKEIRVFGIVSDSEEKDRIHKADELMGKFLIDFIRQNFPNDSIISEDYFKHEGSNSFRWVLDPIDGSMNFVRGIPLYCVSVGLEHRETPVAGVVFAPELDTRYSAILSQGAFKNGLRIDVSNTDALARSLLVSSFPTNRKEILNEVISDITAFISCGRSMRRTGSFVLDTCWVAEGVLDGIWEKGVKLWDTVASSVILTEAGGKLTDFQGKHFLSGQAEVVASNGRIHKQIIDILRNVRLSIGRN from the coding sequence ATGGAATCCTTAGCACCTCCCATAGATTTCCCTCTTGAAGAAGTGAAAAAGAGAGTGAAATCAGTCCAATCCGTATCCGGGCTAATACTTGAATCCGCTCGCAAGCTTCAAAAAGAGATCCGAGTTTTCGGAATCGTGAGCGACTCAGAAGAAAAAGACCGCATTCATAAAGCGGACGAATTGATGGGAAAATTCCTGATCGATTTTATCCGACAAAACTTTCCAAACGACTCAATCATTTCAGAAGATTATTTCAAACACGAAGGAAGCAATTCTTTCCGTTGGGTTTTAGACCCAATAGACGGATCCATGAACTTTGTAAGAGGGATCCCGCTTTATTGTGTATCAGTAGGTTTAGAACATAGAGAAACTCCTGTCGCTGGAGTAGTGTTCGCACCTGAACTAGACACACGTTACTCGGCAATTTTAAGCCAAGGTGCATTTAAGAACGGACTTCGTATAGATGTTTCAAACACAGATGCACTTGCAAGATCTCTTTTGGTATCCAGCTTTCCTACGAATAGAAAGGAAATTTTAAACGAAGTCATCTCTGATATCACTGCGTTTATCAGCTGTGGTAGATCCATGAGAAGAACAGGATCATTCGTATTAGATACTTGCTGGGTGGCAGAAGGTGTACTCGACGGTATCTGGGAAAAGGGTGTAAAGCTCTGGGATACCGTAGCAAGCTCGGTAATCTTAACAGAAGCAGGCGGGAAACTTACCGACTTTCAAGGAAAACACTTCTTGTCAGGACAGGCAGAAGTAGTAGCTTCCAATGGAAGGATCCATAAGCAAATCATCGACATTCTTCGAAATGTTCGACTTTCCATCGGAAGAAATTAA
- a CDS encoding c-type cytochrome → MNPFQINRSGSKKGGNHRLSFFSFLLLVIFAAAFSLCKDSKPLSPEAEAGRGLYMANCLACHNANPKLDGAVGPSVANSSYELLEARMRGEYPPGYVPKRQSTAMTRFNFTEAQLKSLEEFLKQ, encoded by the coding sequence ATGAATCCATTCCAAATCAATCGGAGTGGAAGCAAGAAGGGCGGTAATCACCGCCTTTCTTTTTTTAGCTTTCTACTCTTAGTAATTTTTGCAGCAGCATTCTCGTTATGCAAGGACTCTAAACCGCTTTCTCCCGAAGCCGAAGCTGGTAGAGGATTATACATGGCAAACTGTCTAGCTTGTCATAATGCGAATCCGAAACTCGATGGGGCGGTTGGGCCTTCTGTGGCAAATTCTTCTTATGAATTATTAGAAGCGAGAATGAGAGGAGAATATCCTCCAGGATACGTTCCTAAACGCCAGAGTACTGCAATGACTCGTTTTAATTTTACGGAAGCTCAACTAAAATCTTTAGAAGAGTTTTTGAAACAATAA
- a CDS encoding urate hydroxylase PuuD: MELTLFTTTNGLYYLVKYIHFLSGVTWIGMLYYFNFVQGPFFNETDAETKKNATQKLVPRALWWFRWGAMFTFLSGIAMIAIALGAQGIPHNSQWVVVILVGALFGTVMWANVWFVIWPNQKVVIAKAKGETTVDPAPNANRAFVASRTNTFFSIPMLFAMGAARNLPINYSPDKLRVFLGIIVLLIVIFEVNALRADQNGPTVKPIKTVKAVITSGVIFALVTYILMEVLLTA; encoded by the coding sequence ATGGAATTAACCCTGTTTACCACCACGAACGGGCTTTATTACTTAGTTAAGTATATTCACTTTTTATCTGGGGTGACCTGGATTGGAATGTTGTACTACTTCAACTTCGTACAAGGTCCTTTCTTTAACGAAACCGATGCGGAAACAAAGAAGAACGCAACTCAGAAATTAGTTCCACGCGCATTATGGTGGTTCCGTTGGGGAGCAATGTTTACCTTCTTGTCCGGTATTGCGATGATTGCAATTGCACTCGGAGCTCAAGGTATTCCGCATAATTCCCAATGGGTAGTAGTAATTCTAGTAGGTGCACTTTTCGGAACGGTAATGTGGGCGAACGTTTGGTTCGTAATATGGCCGAATCAAAAAGTTGTGATCGCAAAAGCTAAAGGAGAGACCACTGTGGATCCTGCTCCTAATGCAAACCGTGCATTCGTAGCTTCTAGAACTAACACTTTTTTCTCTATTCCAATGTTATTTGCGATGGGAGCGGCTCGTAACCTTCCTATCAATTATAGCCCTGATAAGTTGAGAGTTTTCCTTGGAATCATCGTACTTTTGATTGTGATCTTTGAAGTGAATGCTTTAAGAGCGGACCAAAACGGGCCTACTGTTAAGCCGATCAAAACCGTTAAAGCAGTAATTACTAGCGGAGTGATTTTCGCATTAGTTACTTATATTCTAATGGAAGTTCTTTTAACAGCTTAA
- a CDS encoding LIC10025 family lipoprotein gives MSQKVFSSYFSLILILPLMGCVRKNPHVADYFEKYFKYQDFIQTEFNDDPVRGILYGNPEADSEEKFYKKDGYLALSFRLSENGGRFRKELSDSPLSVFPESPYSIFVKAEPTEFYTKPIYKITRSVEMLSPEVSVFDVFPLIDETIEHLRRSEPNHVLEHSSLQKFLCHQFDCEIKKENGELFLTYKLSERMKEQFPIAYKKWNKRLGQVSFRFQLFQPGGFSKGWEFYNEGKKIILGIPNSSKGYWTSPKTLHLRTYMFINVYGLKIDIRGLGYTLKFSRSGNTDIVTGYYSKIPETTIGGRFLSIFPPGAVNFFIPGNMDEYAEGSFKLLVEGSDGKGGTRFENRTKRNGNKTKVLLTTESEIFRDRFLPFKSSDEDDEPSFFTELGKSIVLDLRGR, from the coding sequence ATGAGCCAAAAAGTTTTTTCATCCTACTTTTCGTTAATTCTAATTCTTCCCCTGATGGGGTGTGTAAGAAAGAATCCGCATGTTGCTGACTATTTCGAAAAATATTTTAAATACCAAGACTTTATACAAACCGAATTTAATGACGACCCGGTTCGCGGGATTTTATACGGAAATCCAGAAGCGGATTCAGAGGAAAAATTTTATAAGAAGGATGGGTATCTTGCTCTTTCCTTTCGTTTAAGTGAAAATGGCGGTCGCTTTAGAAAGGAATTATCAGATTCTCCCCTTTCCGTTTTTCCAGAAAGTCCTTATTCTATTTTTGTAAAAGCAGAACCTACAGAATTTTATACAAAGCCAATATACAAGATTACTCGATCAGTCGAGATGCTTTCTCCCGAAGTGAGTGTGTTCGATGTATTCCCATTGATAGACGAGACTATAGAACATTTGCGTAGGTCGGAACCTAATCATGTTTTAGAGCATTCTTCTCTTCAAAAATTTTTATGCCATCAATTCGACTGTGAAATTAAAAAAGAGAATGGGGAACTCTTTCTGACGTATAAACTTTCAGAAAGAATGAAGGAACAATTTCCTATCGCCTATAAAAAATGGAATAAACGTTTAGGTCAGGTTTCTTTTAGATTTCAGTTGTTCCAGCCTGGAGGTTTTTCTAAGGGTTGGGAATTTTATAATGAAGGCAAAAAAATTATATTAGGAATTCCAAATTCTTCAAAGGGATATTGGACTTCTCCTAAGACTTTACATCTCAGGACATACATGTTTATCAATGTATATGGATTAAAGATAGATATTCGAGGATTAGGATATACCCTTAAGTTCAGTCGCTCCGGAAATACAGACATTGTAACTGGATATTATAGTAAAATCCCAGAAACAACTATTGGAGGTAGATTTCTCTCTATCTTTCCTCCCGGAGCTGTGAACTTTTTCATTCCTGGAAATATGGACGAATACGCAGAAGGAAGTTTTAAACTTTTGGTAGAAGGGTCAGACGGTAAGGGAGGGACACGTTTCGAAAATAGAACTAAACGTAACGGAAATAAAACTAAGGTTCTACTTACTACTGAATCTGAAATTTTCAGAGATCGTTTTCTTCCCTTCAAGTCGAGTGATGAAGATGATGAGCCTTCTTTTTTTACTGAGCTCGGAAAAAGTATCGTATTAGATTTACGAGGTAGATGA